Proteins from a single region of Apium graveolens cultivar Ventura unplaced genomic scaffold, ASM990537v1 ctg6650, whole genome shotgun sequence:
- the LOC141703441 gene encoding cell differentiation protein rcd1-like has protein sequence MAPCDGASKAIDWPSASVEDLVVLLREPEHREKAISSLTQIKEVLSIYKSLTPEKLTMKDSSKVCDVLVLFECLATHPQTKMQFLNVQIHCYLYPFLETEETSKPFQYLRLMSLGVIGGLLKEVGDPSTKVAVHCLLESGLFPLCLKSIEYGNELSQSNASWIMSRIMMQEQGLQYCCEPANRLCAIMKVFNDVIEKMQDEPSTIVLKNIIQCYVILSDDPSRGCLLLRSFIPPILTTAPYIEALRARPITLKNLQDLFQKLSMGCGANAEAIGDVAGSSHLDR, from the exons ATGGCTCCATGTGATGGTGCTAGCAAAGCTATTGATTGGCCTTCTGCTAGTGTAGAGGACTTGGTTGTGTTGCTTCGAGAACCTGAGCATCGCGAAAAGGCCATTTCATCTCTTACTCAGATTAAG GAAGTATTATCTATATACAAGTCATTAACACCTGAGAAACTTACTATGAAAGATTCAAGTAAAGTTTGTGATGTACTTGTTTTGTTTGAG TGCTTGGCCACTCACCCTCAAACGAAGATGCAGTTCCTTAATG TTCAGATACATTGTTACTTGTACCCTTTCTTGGAGACTGAAGAAACGAGCAAGCCATTCCAGTACCTAAGGCTAATGAGCTTGGGGGTCATTGGTGGTCTTCTGAAGGAG GTAGGCGACCCTTCGACAAAGGTTGCTGTTCACTGTTTGCTTGAATCAGGACTCTTCCCTTTGTGTCTAAAATCCATAGAATATGGAAACGAACTTTCACAATCA AATGCATCTTGGATAATGTCAAGAATAATGATGCAAGAGCAGGGACTACAGTATTGCTGTGAGCCTGCAAACCGGTTGTGTGCAATCATGAAGGTTTTTAATGACGTAATTGAAAAGATGCAGGATGAACCGTCTACTATAGTTTTGAAGAATATTATTCAATGTTATGTCATACTGTCCGATGATCCAAG CAGGGGTTGTCTCCTCTTGAGAAGCTTCATTCCGCCAATATTGACGACTGCCCCATATATTGAAGCCCTTCGT GCACGCCCTATAACCTTAAAAAATTTACAAGATTTGTTTCAAAAGCTATCGATGGGATGCGGGGCAAATGCAGAAGCCATTGGTGATGTTGCAGGTTCCTCACATCTTGATCGCTAG